A genome region from Bradyrhizobium sp. WSM1417 includes the following:
- a CDS encoding sensor domain-containing diguanylate cyclase encodes MLSRWRDVTARRPWRLSAKLLIISSVVTVIGFSAICVNVMLDMRHGEEALARQTLENLATTIESDISRNIEIYDLALKAVASNMLLPEIATVSKPIRHLILFDHSTTARHFGAIQVFDADGRLTIDASTLDPSPVNRSEEDYFKVHRDNPDAGLFISRPMLFRGAYSIVLSRRISDTDGGFLGVVAGSIRFSYFHELFERLSLDPDDTITVLRRDRTVMMRRPFDLDVIGTNLAARPVWKAENLKVGGAFAGQGPIDGTPRLYVRSSGTSPLFVVAGKPLSAVFELWQREAYRIGAVVLALNLFMLASTLVLAREIGRRAEAERKLEEMATTDALTGLKNRRKFDQVIDVEWRRAMRQKTPIALLMIDADHFKAYNDTFGHQAGDQVLVGIAICISDSVSRAGDCAARYGGEEFAVLLPGTSVADALNVAEKIRAKVQGWSDDHTSSTVSCGIASLVPTTGMDWPLLVAAADKALYAAKAGGRNQSVVASLPKLSLVA; translated from the coding sequence ATGTTGTCTCGATGGCGCGACGTCACGGCCCGCCGGCCATGGCGGCTTTCGGCGAAGCTGCTGATCATCTCGTCCGTGGTGACGGTGATCGGCTTTTCCGCCATTTGCGTCAACGTCATGCTGGACATGCGCCACGGCGAGGAGGCGCTCGCCCGTCAGACGCTGGAAAACCTGGCGACGACCATCGAATCCGACATCAGCCGCAACATCGAGATCTACGACCTGGCCCTCAAGGCGGTCGCCAGCAACATGCTGCTGCCGGAGATCGCCACGGTCTCGAAGCCGATCCGTCACCTCATCCTGTTCGACCATTCGACCACGGCGAGGCATTTCGGCGCGATCCAGGTGTTCGACGCCGACGGCCGGCTGACCATCGACGCTTCCACGCTCGATCCCTCGCCGGTAAACCGGAGCGAGGAAGACTACTTCAAGGTCCATCGGGACAATCCCGACGCAGGCCTCTTCATCAGCCGTCCCATGCTGTTCCGCGGCGCCTATTCGATCGTGCTGAGCCGGCGCATCAGCGATACCGACGGCGGCTTCCTCGGCGTCGTCGCCGGATCCATCCGCTTCAGCTATTTCCACGAATTGTTCGAGCGGCTGAGCCTCGATCCCGACGACACCATCACCGTGCTCAGGCGCGACCGTACGGTCATGATGCGGCGGCCGTTTGATCTCGACGTGATCGGCACGAATCTGGCCGCCCGGCCGGTCTGGAAGGCCGAAAATCTGAAGGTCGGCGGCGCATTCGCCGGTCAGGGGCCGATCGACGGCACGCCGCGGCTCTATGTCCGCAGCAGTGGGACCAGCCCGCTATTCGTGGTGGCGGGCAAGCCACTGAGCGCCGTGTTCGAACTCTGGCAGAGGGAAGCCTATCGCATCGGTGCCGTGGTCCTCGCGCTGAACCTGTTCATGCTGGCCTCAACGCTGGTGCTCGCGCGCGAGATCGGCCGGCGCGCCGAGGCCGAGCGCAAGCTCGAGGAGATGGCGACGACCGACGCGCTCACCGGCCTGAAGAACCGCCGCAAGTTCGACCAGGTGATCGACGTCGAATGGCGCCGCGCGATGCGGCAGAAGACACCGATCGCCCTCTTGATGATCGATGCCGATCACTTCAAGGCCTACAACGACACGTTCGGCCATCAGGCCGGCGACCAGGTGCTGGTCGGCATCGCCATCTGCATTTCCGATTCGGTGAGCCGCGCCGGCGACTGCGCCGCGCGCTATGGCGGCGAGGAATTCGCCGTGCTGCTGCCGGGCACCTCGGTCGCCGACGCTCTCAATGTGGCCGAGAAGATCCGCGCCAAGGTGCAGGGCTGGTCCGACGACCACACAAGCTCGACGGTGTCCTGCGGCATCGCGAGCCTCGTTCCCACCACCGGCATGGACTGGCCGCTGCTGGTTGCCGCCGCCGACAAGGCGCTCTACGCCGCAAAAGCCGGCGGCCGCAACCAGTCGGTGGTCGCGAGCCTGCCGAAGCTGTCGCTGGTGGCGTGA
- a CDS encoding EAL domain-containing protein: MRLIRCLAPIALGLMILVCAFPARALDAVSVRGDAPAIDLTGVLEHQRSDADRIQVSTAPGTDGIVRRIEVRAREGGQNWVVFALANNTDDQLDRLIVAPHYRIVSSGLLWPDLGLSRIATITPSTGDRPERQESPTADVFRVTLDPGAVVTFVAELRTDKLPQLYLWEPESYKDKVNSFTLYQGIVIGISGLLALVLTILFVVKGSIMFPAAAALAWAVLVYIGVDFGFWGKVLDMSNNAERIWRAAGEAILAATLLVFLFAYLNLSRWHVRYSHITVGWLAFLGSLVALALFDPAVASGIARISLVLIAFAGFALIVYLSTHGFDRAVLLIPTWFLLVVWVVAAGMTVAGSVTNDIVGPALLGGLVLIVMLIGFTVMQHAFAGGGATTGVVSDIERRALALAGSGDLIWDWDVSADKVFTSPETEALLGLKRGTLEGPAASWLEVLHPLDQDRFRAALDSVLDQRRGRLVQDFRLRTPDGHFMWFALKARPVVGSDGEVSRVVGTLTDVTELRNAEERLLHDSVHDNLTGLPNRKLFMDRLGAVAHFAKTMPTLRPTLMVIDLDRFKQVNDSVGIAVGDSILLTLARRLTRILKPQDTLARLAGDQFGLILLSEQDPARITAFAETIRKTIRAPIAFNEREIFLTASIGLALSDPQVQLTDEIIKDAELAMYHSKRIGGDRIDVYKSAMRARKTDRLTLESELRRAIERQELTILYQPIVRLEDRSVAGFEALVRWDHPKLGRMAPSEFITIAEETGLIIDLGMFVLDQTAKQLSIWQRAMRSREPIFASVNVSSRQLLRHDLIHDIRTVLSRSSVARGTLKLELTESLVMENPEHAAQMLTRIRELGTGLSLDDFGTGHSSLAYLQRFPFDTIKIDQSFVRTTNRGTRPVILKSIIALAHDLGMDVVAEGAETDSDAVELYQMGCEYAQGFAFGEPMDADAAMRLLTEVRLEAAS; encoded by the coding sequence TTGCGTCTGATCAGGTGCCTCGCGCCCATAGCGCTGGGCCTCATGATTCTCGTCTGCGCGTTCCCGGCGCGCGCGCTGGACGCTGTCAGCGTCCGCGGTGACGCGCCCGCGATCGACCTCACCGGCGTGCTCGAGCATCAGCGCAGCGACGCCGACCGCATCCAGGTCTCGACCGCGCCCGGCACCGACGGCATCGTCCGCCGCATCGAGGTGCGCGCCCGCGAAGGCGGCCAGAACTGGGTGGTGTTCGCGCTCGCCAACAACACCGACGACCAACTCGACCGCCTGATCGTCGCCCCGCATTACCGCATCGTCTCCTCGGGGCTGCTGTGGCCCGATCTCGGGCTGTCGCGCATCGCGACCATCACGCCCTCGACCGGCGACCGGCCGGAGCGGCAGGAGAGCCCGACCGCCGACGTCTTCCGCGTTACCCTCGATCCCGGCGCCGTCGTCACCTTCGTCGCGGAGCTGCGCACCGACAAGCTGCCGCAGCTCTATTTGTGGGAGCCGGAATCCTACAAGGACAAGGTCAACTCGTTCACGCTGTACCAGGGCATCGTGATCGGCATCTCCGGCTTGCTGGCGCTGGTGCTGACCATCCTGTTCGTGGTCAAGGGCAGCATCATGTTCCCGGCCGCCGCGGCGCTGGCCTGGGCGGTGCTGGTCTATATCGGCGTCGATTTCGGCTTCTGGGGCAAGGTGCTCGACATGTCGAACAACGCCGAGCGCATCTGGCGCGCGGCGGGCGAGGCGATCCTGGCGGCGACGCTGCTGGTGTTCCTGTTCGCCTATCTCAATCTCAGTCGATGGCACGTGCGCTATTCCCACATCACGGTGGGCTGGCTCGCGTTCCTGGGCTCTCTGGTTGCGCTGGCCCTGTTCGACCCTGCGGTGGCGTCCGGCATCGCGCGCATATCGCTGGTGTTGATTGCCTTCGCCGGCTTCGCGCTGATCGTCTATCTCTCCACCCACGGCTTCGACCGCGCGGTGCTGCTGATCCCGACCTGGTTCCTGCTGGTGGTCTGGGTGGTCGCGGCCGGCATGACGGTCGCGGGCTCCGTCACCAACGACATCGTCGGCCCTGCGCTGCTCGGCGGCCTCGTGCTGATCGTGATGCTGATCGGCTTCACGGTGATGCAACATGCGTTCGCCGGCGGCGGCGCCACCACCGGCGTCGTCTCCGACATCGAGCGCCGCGCGTTGGCGCTGGCCGGTTCCGGCGATCTGATCTGGGACTGGGACGTTTCCGCCGACAAGGTCTTCACCAGTCCTGAGACCGAGGCCCTGCTCGGCCTCAAGCGCGGCACGCTGGAAGGCCCGGCCGCCTCCTGGCTGGAAGTGCTGCACCCGCTCGATCAGGACCGTTTCCGCGCCGCGCTCGACAGCGTGCTCGACCAGCGCCGCGGCCGCCTGGTGCAGGATTTCCGCCTGCGCACGCCGGACGGTCACTTCATGTGGTTCGCGCTGAAGGCGCGCCCGGTGGTCGGCTCCGACGGCGAGGTCTCGCGCGTGGTCGGCACCCTCACCGACGTCACCGAGCTGCGCAACGCCGAGGAGCGCCTGCTGCACGATTCCGTGCATGACAATCTTACCGGCCTGCCCAACCGCAAGCTGTTCATGGACCGGCTCGGCGCCGTCGCGCATTTTGCCAAGACCATGCCGACGCTGCGGCCGACGCTGATGGTGATCGACCTCGACCGCTTCAAGCAGGTCAACGATTCCGTCGGCATCGCGGTCGGCGATTCCATCCTGCTGACGCTGGCCCGCCGCCTCACCCGCATCCTGAAGCCGCAGGATACGCTGGCGCGGCTCGCCGGCGACCAGTTCGGCTTGATCCTGCTCTCGGAGCAGGACCCCGCCCGCATCACCGCCTTCGCCGAGACCATCCGCAAGACCATCCGCGCGCCGATCGCCTTCAACGAACGCGAGATCTTTCTCACGGCATCGATCGGCCTTGCCTTGTCCGATCCGCAAGTTCAGCTCACGGACGAGATCATCAAGGACGCCGAGCTTGCGATGTATCACTCCAAGCGCATCGGCGGCGACCGCATCGACGTTTACAAGTCCGCGATGCGCGCGCGAAAGACCGACCGGCTGACGCTGGAGAGCGAACTGCGCCGTGCCATCGAGCGGCAGGAGCTCACGATCCTGTACCAGCCGATCGTGCGGCTTGAAGACCGTTCAGTGGCCGGCTTCGAGGCGCTGGTGCGCTGGGATCATCCCAAGCTCGGACGCATGGCGCCGTCGGAATTCATCACCATCGCGGAAGAGACCGGCCTGATCATCGACCTCGGCATGTTCGTGCTCGACCAGACCGCCAAGCAGCTCTCGATCTGGCAGCGCGCGATGCGCTCGCGCGAGCCGATCTTTGCATCGGTCAACGTCTCCTCGCGGCAATTGCTGCGCCACGATCTGATCCACGACATCCGCACCGTGCTGTCGCGCTCCTCGGTCGCGCGCGGCACGTTGAAGCTGGAACTGACGGAATCGCTGGTGATGGAGAATCCGGAGCACGCGGCGCAGATGCTGACGCGGATCCGCGAGCTCGGCACCGGGCTGTCGCTCGACGATTTCGGCACCGGCCATTCGTCGCTGGCCTATCTGCAGCGCTTCCCGTTCGACACCATCAAGATCGACCAATCCTTCGTGCGCACCACCAACCGCGGCACCCGCCCGGTGATCCTGAAGTCCATCATCGCGCTCGCGCACGATCTCGGCATGGACGTGGTCGCCGAAGGTGCCGAGACCGATTCCGACGCGGTCGAGCTCTACCAGATGGGCTGCGAATACGCGCAAGGGTTTGCCTTCGGCGAACCCATGGACGCCGACGCCGCGATGCGCCTGCTCACGGAAGTGCGCCTGGAAGCGGCGAGCTAG
- a CDS encoding NAD(P)H-quinone oxidoreductase: MDKLPAQMTVVAISKPGGPEVLVPEERALPQPGPDEILVKVQAAGVNRPDVAQRSGAYPPPPGASDLPGLEIAGEVVAVGSNAKRHKIGDKVMSLVAGGGYAQYCIAQDGQAMSVPPSLSIKEAGALPETLMTVWHNVFERGGLKAGETLLIHGGSSGIGTMAIQLAKAFGAKVIVTVGSQDKIDACLKLGADRAINYKDEDFVAVVKAETNNAGANLILDMVAGDYVDRNYDAAALDGRIVQIATLNGPKVTVNIAKVMVKRLTHTGSTLRPRSNADKAAMVAAIEAKVMPLLREGRVKPLMDSTFPLEKASDAHRRMETSAHIGKIVLEV, encoded by the coding sequence ATGGACAAGCTGCCCGCGCAAATGACCGTGGTCGCCATCTCGAAACCCGGCGGACCGGAAGTGCTGGTGCCGGAAGAGCGGGCGCTGCCGCAGCCCGGGCCCGACGAGATCCTGGTCAAGGTGCAGGCCGCCGGCGTCAACCGGCCCGACGTGGCGCAGCGCTCCGGCGCCTATCCGCCGCCGCCCGGCGCCAGCGACCTGCCCGGCCTCGAGATCGCGGGCGAAGTGGTGGCCGTCGGCAGCAACGCCAAGCGGCACAAGATCGGCGACAAGGTGATGTCGCTCGTCGCCGGTGGCGGTTATGCGCAGTACTGCATCGCGCAGGACGGCCAGGCGATGAGCGTGCCGCCGTCGCTGTCGATCAAGGAAGCCGGCGCGCTGCCGGAAACGCTGATGACGGTCTGGCACAACGTGTTCGAGCGCGGCGGGCTGAAGGCCGGCGAGACGCTGCTGATCCATGGCGGCTCGTCCGGCATCGGCACCATGGCGATCCAACTCGCAAAAGCGTTCGGCGCCAAGGTGATCGTCACCGTGGGATCGCAGGACAAGATCGATGCCTGCCTCAAGCTCGGCGCGGATCGTGCCATCAACTACAAGGACGAAGACTTCGTCGCCGTGGTCAAGGCGGAGACGAACAATGCCGGCGCCAATCTGATCCTCGACATGGTCGCCGGCGACTATGTCGATCGCAACTATGACGCCGCCGCGCTCGACGGCCGCATCGTGCAGATCGCGACCCTCAACGGGCCCAAGGTCACCGTCAACATCGCCAAGGTGATGGTGAAGCGCCTGACCCATACCGGCTCGACGCTGCGCCCCCGTAGTAATGCGGACAAGGCGGCGATGGTGGCCGCGATCGAGGCGAAAGTGATGCCGCTTTTACGCGAAGGCCGGGTCAAGCCGCTGATGGACAGCACTTTCCCGCTGGAAAAGGCATCCGATGCGCACCGGCGGATGGAAACCTCGGCACATATTGGCAAAATTGTGTTGGAGGTCTAG
- a CDS encoding DUF1192 domain-containing protein gives MAMEDDDRPRKKISHDIGQDLSLLSVEELTERIALLKGEITRLEEATTKKRASRDAANSVFKK, from the coding sequence ATGGCGATGGAAGACGACGACCGCCCGCGCAAGAAGATCAGCCATGACATCGGACAGGATCTCTCACTCTTGTCGGTGGAGGAACTGACCGAGCGCATCGCGCTGCTCAAGGGCGAGATCACAAGGCTGGAAGAAGCCACAACAAAGAAGCGCGCCTCGCGCGATGCGGCCAACAGTGTTTTCAAGAAGTAG
- a CDS encoding DUF1465 family protein, whose product MERLQAEGALVQLSERFTNSAAFGILFREGMDLVEETAAYLDGAGRTEAKALDRAVSLTYATESMRLTTRLMQLASWLLLHRAVKEGEMTLGQANREKTKVKLSAADPGSTDSIEKLPSQLQDLIHRSMSLQTRVRRLDTTIHTPPVDHSSIGNPLVPHLNALKAAFER is encoded by the coding sequence ATGGAACGTTTGCAAGCCGAAGGCGCTCTCGTTCAACTCAGCGAGCGGTTCACCAATTCTGCGGCGTTCGGCATCCTGTTCCGCGAGGGCATGGACCTGGTGGAAGAGACCGCCGCCTATCTCGATGGCGCCGGCCGCACCGAGGCCAAGGCGCTCGATCGTGCCGTCAGCCTCACCTATGCGACCGAGAGCATGCGTCTGACCACCCGCCTGATGCAGCTTGCCTCGTGGCTGCTGCTGCACCGCGCAGTCAAGGAAGGCGAGATGACGCTGGGCCAGGCCAATCGCGAAAAGACCAAGGTCAAGCTCTCCGCCGCCGATCCCGGCTCAACCGACAGCATCGAGAAGCTGCCGTCGCAGCTCCAGGACCTGATCCATCGCTCGATGAGCCTTCAGACCCGCGTGCGCCGGCTGGACACCACCATCCACACCCCGCCGGTCGATCATTCCTCGATCGGCAACCCGCTGGTGCCGCATCTCAACGCGCTGAAGGCGGCGTTCGAGCGGTAA
- the rpmE gene encoding 50S ribosomal protein L31 yields the protein MKAEIHPNYHTIKVVMTDGTEYLTRSTWGKEGDTLNLDIDPKSHPAWTGGNAQLMDRGGRVSRFQKKFSGFLKKD from the coding sequence ATGAAAGCCGAAATTCACCCGAACTATCATACGATTAAGGTCGTGATGACCGACGGAACCGAGTACCTGACCCGCTCCACCTGGGGCAAGGAAGGCGACACGCTGAACCTCGACATCGACCCCAAGTCGCACCCGGCCTGGACCGGCGGCAACGCCCAGCTGATGGATCGCGGCGGTCGCGTTTCGCGCTTCCAGAAGAAGTTTTCGGGCTTCCTCAAAAAGGATTGA